One segment of Pseudophryne corroboree isolate aPseCor3 chromosome 10, aPseCor3.hap2, whole genome shotgun sequence DNA contains the following:
- the LOC134965142 gene encoding chemerin-like receptor 1, whose amino-acid sequence MEDTSVAFDFTNNYETDYSPWNGYIEYDLNLYILVVTSYIFFFVTFILGTIGNGLVIWITGFKMKKTVTTIWFLNLAVADFALSVSIPLQMFMVNVIVKVLFNLIICKAITTLLLLNMSVSTSFLMIISIDRCTSVMCPVWSQNHRTLKLSSVISAVVWAFCFILNSPYLAFMDFVHDRIGNISDCVAIYGEDYYTSHMRITAMYITRFVFMFIIPFSIIIICYSLVTFRLRRSRSVSGSRRPFKVIITIVICFFCFWFPYHLLSLLEIMNAEISENVWFTMNIITYFLCFFNSCVNPIIYVFVGRDFKKILFKSIPFLLESTFRERY is encoded by the coding sequence ATGGAAGACACTTCAGTTGCATTTGACTTCACAAATAATTATGAAACAGATTACAGCCCCTGGAATGGATATATAGAATATGATCTGAATTTATACATTTTAGTAGTCActtcatatatttttttctttgtaacctTCATCCTGGGAACTATCGGGAATGGATTGGTCATCTGGATTACTGGATTCAAGATGAAGAAGACAGTTACTACTATATGGTTCCTTAACCTGGCTGTAGCTGACTTTGCTTTGAGTGTCTCCATACCTCTGCAAATGTTCATGGTTAATGTCATAGTAAAGGTTCTCTTTAATCTAATAATATGCAAGGCCATAACGACTTTACTGTTGCTCAATATGTCTGTCAGCACCTCTTTCCTAATGATTATCAGTATTGACCGATGCACATCAGTCATGTGTCCTGTGTGGTCACAAAACCACAGAACTCTCAAATTATCTTCAGTGATCTCAGCAGTAGTCTGGGCATTCTGCTTTATACTCAATTCCCCATATCTTGCTTTCATGGACTTTGTTCATGACCGAATTGGCAATATCTCAGACTGCGTTGCCATATATGGTGAAGACTATTATACATCACATATGAGGATTACAGCTATGTACATTACCAGATTTGTGTTCATGTTCATAATCCCATTTTCTATAATAATAATTTGTTACAGCCTTGTCACATTTAGACTGAGAAGAAGTAGAAGTGTTTCTGGGTCACGTCGACCTTTTAAAGTCATTATTACCATTGtcatttgttttttttgcttttggTTCCCATACCATTTATTGTCCTTGTTAGAGATCATGAATGCTGAAATCAGTGAAAATGTATGGTTTACCATGAATATCATTACTTATTTCTTATGTTTCTTTAACAGCTGTGTCAATCCTATAATTTATGTATTTGTCGGAAGGGACTTCAAAAAGATTTTATTTAAGTCCATCCCATTTCTTCTAGAGAGCACATTCAGAGAGAGGTATTAA